The sequence gataccaattaggtctagctggtccattgtgtcatttaaagtttgtgtttccttgttaattttctgtttagttgatctatccataggtgtgagtggggtattaaagtctcccactattattgtgttattgttaatttcccctttcatactcgttagcatttgccttacatattgcggtgctcctatgttgggtgcatatatatttataattgttatatcttcttcttggattgatcctttgatcattatgtagtgtccttctttgtctcttttcacagcctttttttttcacagcctttattttaaatatatctgatatattttatattttatttatatataatatatactataatataaatatataaatatatatttataaatatattttaaaattatctgatatgagtattgcgactcctgctttcttttggtctatgtttgcatgaagtatttttttccagcccttgactttcagtctgtatgtgtcccttgttttgaggtgggtctcttgtagacagtatatataggggtcttgtttttgtatccattcagccagtctttgtcttttggttgggggcattcaatccatttacatttaaggtaattattgataggtacggtcccgttgccatttactttgttgttttgggttcatgtttatacaacctttctgtgtttcctgtctagagaagatcctttagcatttgttgaagagctggtttggtggtgctgaattctctcagcttttgcttgtctgtaaagcttttgaattctccttcatatctgaatgagatccttgctgggtacagtaatctgggttgtaggtcaTTCTTCTTTAATGTGTGGTAGAATTctctgtgaaaccatctggaaaTTTCTTTGGGGGAGTTTTAAAACTACAACTTCAATTATCTCAATAGCTCTAGAGCTATTCAAATTATCTGTTTCATATTGGGTGAGTTGCAGTAGTTTGTGTTTTTCAAGGAATTAGTCCCTTTtatctaagttgtcaaatttgTGTGTGTAGAGTTGTTTGTGGTATTCACTTAGTGATCCTTTTTATGTTTACATGGTCTATAGTGTATCTTCTCTCTGATTTGTGAGTCTTGCTAGGATGttgttaattttattactttttccaaagaatcagctctttgttttattgtttctgttgtttttatgttttcaatttcatttatttctgctcttatctttattatttccttccttctgcttgctttatttggttcttttcttGTGTGTTCTCAGTGGGAGCTTAAATAATTGATTTGAGattatttccctcttttttaCTGTATGAATTCAGTGCTGAATTTAGTGCTAAACTTTTCCCTCTCGGTGTGACTTTAGCTGTGTCCTACAAAGTTGGATATGATCTATGTTCACTTTCATTCAgttcaagatattttaaaaatagtctggCACGGTGAAGAGACATGAGAGGTGTAGAATAAGTGGGAGGCCCCCGGCGCCCCCCCGTTTCccgcgagggggcggggcggggtccgCCGGCCTTGCGGGCCGCCGGTGAAATACCACTACTCTGATCCCGCGCCTGCATGTTTCGAGGCATGGGGCAGAGCCTCCGGCCGGCCCGCGCCACCTGAGGATCCCGGAAGCCGCCCCTGCCATGGAAGAGGACCAGGAGCtggagagaaaaatgtctggagTGAAGACCTCAATGGCTGAAGGCGAGAGGAAGACAGCCCTGGAGATGGTCCAGGCGGCTGGGACAGATAGACACTGTGTGACATTTGTGTTGCACGAGGAGGACCATACCCTAGGAAATTCTCTCCGGTACATGATCATGAAGAACCCGGAAGTGGAATTCTGTGGTTACACTACAACCCATCCATCAGAGAGCAAAATTAACTTGCGCATACAGACCCGAGGTGCCCTCCCCGCGGTCGAGCCCTTTCAGAGAGGCCTGACTGAGCTCATGAATGTCTGCCAGCATGTGCTTGACAAGTTCGAGGCCAGCATAAAGGAATATAAAGATCAAAAGGCCAGCAGAAACGAAGCCACATTCTAGTCCCTCACACACCATACAGGGAGAACTGACGTCTAGGATATTCTGTATGTGCTCTTGGCGAAACCCAGAAGTAAAAGACTGTGGTGACAGCACAATGTGACCTGCAGAAGGGCCTGCTTCTAGCTCATAACTCATCTTAGCTGTTGGAGTCCCTGCAAGAAACTGTATTCTGCTAATAAATTCCctcttatacttaaaaaaaaaaaaaaaaaaatttccctgagACTTCTTCAACCCATGGATTACTTTGAAGTATGTTGTATTCCTGTTATCTTTCTGATTTCTAATTTGATTCCATTGTGGATGGAGAACACACTCTGTATGATcccagttcttaaaaaaaaattttaaggcccAGCATGTGGTCTGTCTTGGTATATGTTCTGTGGGTAATTTAAAAggatgtgtattctgctgttgttgggtgCAGTGGTCTATAAATGTTATTTAGAATCTGTTAGTCAGTGGTGCTGGTGCGTTCTTCTATatccttgctgattttctgtttagtttttttgtCAAGTGTTCAGAGAAAGGTACTTTAGTCTTCAACTTACCTAATTGTGGACTTACCTATTTCTTCCTTAAGTTtaatcagtttttgcttcatgctTTTCAGCTCTGTTGTTTATTGCATATCCATTTATAATTTCTATATATTCTTGATGAATTGACCCTTTTTATCACTTCATAATGTAATTGGTTCTGATAATATTTTTGCTCTGAAGTTTACTTTATATGATATCCCTCTAGCCACTCCCGCTTTCCTTTAATTTTGCATGATTTatctttccatccttttacttttaatctgcctttattgttttatttaaagtgaGTTTAGGGACTCCCCtagtgggccagtggctaagactgtctCTCATTGCAGGGGAActgggttcaaactctggtcagggaattagatctcacataccacaactaagggtttgcatgccacaactaaagatcctacaggctacaacaaagatcaaagatattgtgtgctgcaactaagactcagtgcagccaaataaatattttaaaaaatagtaaagtgAGTTTgttatagacagcatatagttgGGTTATGCTTTTTTTTCCACTAAgccaatctctgtcttttattattattattttttttttggccacacgatgcagcatgtgggatcttagttccccaaccagggattgaacccttgtcctctgcattggaagcaaggagtctttaaccactagaccaccagggaagtcctgcaatctctgtcttttaattgctCTATTTAGGTCATTTAGGTTAAGGTAattatggagcttcccaggtggcttggtggaaAAGACtgcctgtcaacacaggagacccaggttcaatccctggatcaggaagatcccccggaggagggcatggcaacccactccagtattcttgcctgaaaaatcccatggacagaggagcctggtgggctacagtctataggatcacaaagagttggacatgactgagcacacagcacatgatTACTGACATATTAAGGCTTAAGTCTgaccctttattttatttttgtttgttctgtttattatttgtatgttttctttttcttgtctttctgtgctcaacatcattagtcatcagggaaatgtaaattaaaaccacaatgaaaagtTGTTATGCCAtcaccagaatggctaaaattaagaaGACTAAAGACAGCAAGTCTTGGCAAGGTTGTAACCAGAACTCTCACATGTTGCTTGTGATAGTGTAAAATGGCATAAACACTTGTGATAAAGGTCTGGCATTTTTTGTGAAATTAAATATACACCTATTCCATGACCCAGTTTTATTCCTAAGAATTTACCCatgataaatgaaaacatttatacCACAAAAAGATTTGTATAGCAAACTCCATGgcaactttatttataaatattcccAAATTGGGAACAGCCCAGGTGTCTACCTGTAAGAGAACTGATACAGtgtgatatattcatacaatgaaatactgctCAGCAGTTAAAATGGGCAAGATGTCCAAGGATGATGGGGCCACTAACCAACAGAGGGAACCCAGGGTGATGTGATCTCTCTTGGTTCCAGCCCCACTCCTAGACAAGAAAGTAGTCCCTCAAGAACTATGTGGCCAGATTCCATATGCAATTTGTGAAGCTAAGGGAGTACAGGCACTTAAACATTAACTATCAACTAATCCTTATGTAGCtgatttgttgcttttcagtcactaggtcgtgtccaactctttgagattccacggactgcagcatgccaggctcttctgtcctccactatctcctggagtttgctcaaattcatgtccattgagtcagtgatgctatctaaccatctcatcctctgccacctcctcctgctgccttcaatctttcccagcaccagggtcttttccagtgaatcggctctttgcattaggtagtCAAAATGCTGaaccttcagctttagcattggcctttccaaagaatattcagggttgatttcctttaggattgactggtttgatcacctggcaatccaagggactctcaatagtccagcaccacaattcaaaagcatcagttctttgttgctcagtcttctttatggtccaactctcacaaccgtacatgactactggaaaaaccataactttgactatatggacctaatctacaattaatttttgtgtatgggactagtccatctatttctgttttattgactatgccagagcctttgactgtgtggattgcaataaactgtggaaaattcttcaagagatgggaataccagaccacctgacctgcctccctaGAAATttgtaagcaggtcaggaagcaacagttagaaatggacgtggaacaacagactggtttcaaattgggaaaggagtagtcaaggttgtatattgtcaccctgcttatataagttatgtgcagaatacatcatgtgaaatactgggctagatgaagcacaagctggaatcaagattgccgggagaaatatcaataacctcagatatgcagatgacaccacccttatggcagaaagtgaagaagaagtaaagagcctcttgatgaaagtgaaagaggagagtgaagaagttggcttaaagctcaacattcagaaaactaagatcatggcatccagtcccatcactttatggcaaatagatggggaaacaatggaaacagtgagagactttattttttgggctccaaaatcactgcagatggtgactgctaccatgaaattaaaatacgcttactccttggaaggaaagttatgaccaaactagagagtatattaaaaagcagagacattgctttgccgacaaaggtccatctagtcaaagctgtggtttttttagtagtcatgtatggatgtgagagttggactataaagaaagctgagtgccaaagaattgatgcttttgaactgtggtgttggagaagactcttgagagtcccttggactgcaaggagatccaaccatccatcctaaaagaaatcagtcctgaatattcactggaaggactgatgctgaagctgaaactccagtactttggccacctgatgtgaagagctgcctcatttgtaaagaccctgatgctaggaaagattgaaggtgggaggagaaggggacgacagagcttgagatggttggatgggatcaccgactcaatggacacaagtttgagtaaagtccgggagttggtgatggacagggaggtctggtgtgctgcagtccatgggatcacaaagagtcagacacgactgagtgactgaaatgaactgaactgatgtaacttATTATGCATTCCCATAATATTTGACCATAATACATAAAACTCacaatgtgtattttttaatctaaaatattGTTCCAAGAATTTTGTTGACAATTTCAGTTGCTACTGACAAGTTTCTCTAAATGGATATTAATAaggtaaaaaaaatgtttaaacatgTGACTCAACAGAGTTTATCTAGTTTTAGGCCTTATTGTcaattaaacaaaattatttgaaaatgttgATGACAATGCATAATTACTGATTCTGTgaagtgaaaggaagaaaaatttttatGAATTATGTTATCATCCATGAgctgtatatttctttttattgaatatTACTGTCCACCAATAGGACACCATTAAATTCAGTCATCTTTGACTTTTTGTCAACATTCAATCATTGCTCAAAAATCTAGCTTTTGAGCAAAAGAATCCTGACATTTCTATTGTTGTTCTGGAATAAGCTTACAAAGATGATATAAATTAGATGGGTGATTGCCTGGAGTGGAACAGAGGGAAAATTGACTGTAAATGAGCATAAGGCAACTTTCTGGGGTAATGGGTATATTCTACATTCATGAGTGATTAGGATGGTTACATAATATATTTGTCAAAGCTCCTCAAACCATACCATTAAAATGTGTGCATTTTATTTtacgtaaaaaaaaaatttcttgataTAGTTAAGAAGACTTTGTATCTTAATAAGTAACTGATTTAATGTGATCTATAACTTTGAAATATTTAGACTTATAGTATGGGTGTCCCATTGTGTTTTTGGCCTGGACTCCAGGGATATTGCCTTGGTTTCCAGTGAGAGTACCTGGGCAGATGGTGATGCTGTTACTGAGATGAGGAAAGCACAGGAGGGTTAGGTTTGGTGGGGGCAGGTGCATACAACTGGTACTGGCCCTGCCCATCATGAAAAGCACTGCTGCTCGGAGCCCCTTTGCTGTCCCAGCTGCCTGGACTTCCCTCTGGGACCTTCAGACCCTCCCACTCTCCAGCATCTAAAGAGTTAATACCTGGTACAGTGATGGCCTTCAAGATACTGATCCCAAACCTTGGGGACCTGTGGGGGCTTTTGCCCTACATATTTCAGTATCACTGCTCTTGGGATTGGGCAAGGAAGCATGTAAATCAGAGTTCATTTTGGGAAATATAAAGTTAGAGATGACTATAAGATATCCAAGTGTAAAGGAATTcactggtggcctagtggttaataatctgccttCCAGCGTAAAGGacttggatttgattcctggttgaaGAACtgggatcccacgtgccgcagggaactaagcccttgtgccacaactagaaagcccGTGGGCCAAAACTAGGGggaagcctgagtgctgcaactaagatctgatgcagccaaaaataaatttaaaaaaaaaagatgtccaagTGGAAATATCAGCACAGTATTATGTAAATGGATAGAAGTTGAAAACAGAGTTCTGGGCTGGTGATGGAAATTGTTGGCTCCCTCTTGCCAACAGACTTGAATCCAAACTCCCTTGTGTTTATCATCCAGTTCTCACCTATCTTTCCAGGTCCACCTCCCAGCCAGGACCGCTGTCACCGTGCTGCTTCCTGATCCCTCTGTGTTCTAGGACATTCTATTCCTGGATCCCTGCCTGGAATACCCTAGCTCATCTTCTCCACTGGCCACCCTCCTCCTCATCCCTCAGGGCTCAGCTGACATGTCTCCTCCTCCAGAGGCCTCCTGCTCCTTGTCTACCCTCCATGGCCCTCCACATAGAGAAGAGCACACTGCCTTTTGCACTTCTGTTTAGATCCCTGCCTTCTGTATTAGGAAATCAGCTCCTCCAGGTCAGGATGGGGTCTGATGGCTCTCTGGACCCAGTAGATGTgatgaaatcttccaggaaatatTGAAGGAATGGATGGTAACATCCCAGTTGTTGGCACCACAGCCGTACTCACTGTGAAACCTCTGCACATGTTGAACCACACGTGTAGACAGACAAAACTTGCTCTTCTTGAAGGAATAGGCTCTTAAAAGGCAAAGACCACTTTTTCCACATCACACCTCACTCTCTCACAGACTGAGAAGGAGCCCACAAAAGAATGGAAGAGCCTGGTCAGATGAAATTGACTCTCAGCCTGGACTCTCAtgagctgagtgaccttggggtaagttacttaacttctctaagccGCAGGTTTCCCAGTTGTTAAGAATGGAGATATCAATACCTACCTCATAAGGTGGATATGAGGAATGAATGAAATAGTTCATATAAAAGCGTTcggtggttaccagaggctgggAGCAGGGGGCCTGGTAATTATTATTAGTGGGTACAGAGGTTTAGtttgggatgatggaaatgttttggaaATGGATCGTGGTGATGCCACCATGTAAATGCAATAATGCCATTGAactgtatacttttaaaaatggttaaaatggtacattttatattatatatataataaaaataaataaatgatatcctgagtaaaagaagtcagacacacacacacaaagcaggtCCCTCGTACCTAGTAGGTGATCTGTGTGTCTGAGTTTCTTTCTTCCCTGCTTCTGGATTTCTCTGCACCTGGGTTCCAGGCCTTGGCCAAGAGGCAGGATGAAGGAATGCGAAACCGGTGTCGAGGGAGGAAGTGATTAAATGTTGAACGAGGATCTGGTGGTTGTGGGGTCAAAGCCAGGATGGCTCGCTGGGAAGGCCAGGCATGAGGAGGCGGGCTGCCTCCCTGCCTGGAAGGAAGAGGATGTCCGGAGGTCAGGGATGACACTAGTGTTTGTGGCCATGGGAGAGAAGTGAGATAGCTAAATTAAGGAGGAAAGCTGGGTGGGAATCTCAGGATGTCCATACTGGCCTATGTggcaaaaataaatgcttttctaaGTAAATACATACATGAACAAAagagtacagatttttttttttaagcctccaAATCCACCTTATTGCGCCACTTTACCAAGGACAAGGGCAGCATAATAAGCTGAGAAAGGAACAAAGAGATTTCTAGATTCTGGCTGCTATGGGGAAATTACAAATGAGGTCTGACgctatctttgtttctttttcattatgaaaaatacCTTGCCTGACATGGGCACCTTGCCACCATTGGGAGAACCGTGAGAATCCAGTTTGTTCCCAAAACACTGTCACAGGGAGGTGAGGTCACAAGGGATCACAGTTTTTCCCCAGGGCAGcccaaaccaaaaataaatgaaaaaatggtaaataaataaTGTCCCCAGAAACACTGAAATAGGAATCAGGGCACATGGTTTCTGGCCTGATGCTTTCACATCCTAGCTGGGTACCTGGGCAAGTCATTTCCACTTTCTGTACTTCAGCTGTAGTGCACTTCTATCTTTAATATTCAATGAGTCTAGGATatactttcaaaaaaaattttttttttaattatttgattgTGCTGGGTTTTTCAGTTGTAGagtgtaggatctagttccctgtgcagGGAAGTATGGACCAGAAATGGATCAGACTGCTCTGagcttgcagtctaagggatagAAAGGATGATGTGGCAGCAAGGCAAAAGGGTAAATAAACGATCATACCAGCAGGGGCTATGAGCCTGGGGACTGTGTGTAGGCAGTGTGGTAGAGAGGCAGAGTGGGGAAGTTTCACACAGCTTGCAGAGGCCAGGTAGGGCTTCCAGAGGAAGAATCCACTTAAGGGACAAGTAGAAGGTCACCAGGCAAATAAAGGGGGAAACAGCAGAATAGCAAATGCACAAGTGTATGACCCAATCATTCCAATCCCAGGAGACGAGTGTTCTACCTTATAGTTCTTCAAGAAAAGACATCCTAGAGTTTTGGAAATGATTAGATCAGAGAGTCTCAAATCTGAGTCTGTGCACCCCCTTGAGCCCAATAGATGTATTTTTAGGAGCCTGAGATGTGTCTCTGAGATCTTCTAAATGTTATATTTCATTTTGGCAGTGATCCAGACAAGTTAAAACAAACGTGTTCTGAATTGGCTGAAAGACCCCCACCTGCCTTGCCATTTTGGCATTCACTTTATATTTGTGATCGCTCTAGTACCCAATTGTGCTACGTGAATTGTAGCCTGACCAGGAAAATAAGGAGGTGGACTTACTGGAAATGATGTTTCTgtgcaaagtgaaagtcacatgGGGTCTTGGTGAGCTGTCAAGATAAAGATTTTCCAGGAGTTTGACCAGGGAAGCATGATGGTAGATGCCATAGTAACACAGTGCAATGGGTGCCAGGCTCAAAAGAACTGCGCCACAGTCAGGTTTCAAATAGCAGTTTAATTTCAGCCAAACAACATCTTCAGTCACATTAAATTGAAGTGCATATTTGAATTTtgtaagttttatagtttta comes from Dama dama isolate Ldn47 chromosome 1, ASM3311817v1, whole genome shotgun sequence and encodes:
- the LOC133054640 gene encoding DNA-directed RNA polymerases I and III subunit RPAC2; translation: MEEDQELERKMSGVKTSMAEGERKTALEMVQAAGTDRHCVTFVLHEEDHTLGNSLRYMIMKNPEVEFCGYTTTHPSESKINLRIQTRGALPAVEPFQRGLTELMNVCQHVLDKFEASIKEYKDQKASRNEATF